The following proteins are co-located in the Oryzias melastigma strain HK-1 linkage group LG8, ASM292280v2, whole genome shotgun sequence genome:
- the LOC112146535 gene encoding MAPK regulated corepressor interacting protein 2, whose product MYTITRGPSKLATQRRTGPTQQLDSKTSEFKHKQTSWNMPDLPAPKIVFKSLNGKKYHPAPALPPDSRQESFSPLHEENVRFISSAWQEVMEQQEGMEVSQRAVCYKETTPATHMDSFVPLDLDEWWAQRFLANIDKLS is encoded by the exons ATGTACACAATCACGAGGGGTCCTAGTAAACTGGCCACTCAGCGACGGACAG GCCCCACTCAGCAGCTGGACAGCAAAACAAGCGAGTTCAAGCACAAACAGACGTCCTGGAACATGCCTGA CCTCCCTGCACCCAAGATAGTCTTCAAGAGTCTGAATGGGAAGAAGTACCACCCTGCACCGGCTCTCCCACCAGACAGTCGACAGGAGAGTTTCTCCCCCCTCCATGAGGAGAACGTGAGGTTCATATCATCTG CCTGGCAGGAGGTGATGGAGCAGCAGGAGGGGATGGAGGTGTCCCAGAGAGCCGTTTGCTACAAAGAAACAACTCCAGCGACGCACATGGACA gCTTTGTGCCCTTGGATCTGGATGAATGGTGGGCCCAGCGCTTCTTGGCAAACATCGACAAGCTCTCCTGA
- the LOC112147002 gene encoding dynein assembly factor 5, axonemal → MAATAGGDQHVSSEVLRGLAHHLNCLNEDNKATRKRALEVIKKETVDKGLSSDVLQEILSALVKPLLKCLSDPMERCRETAIAVITDFIRCVPKPEEFLPYLMPCLAQRFGENEILEPAEELRLSAVEMLSLTVEVCGKHLAPYVSEMIKILQRTIVDPFPDVKRESCKCTANFAQSVPEHFHMQADSLVKPLMITITHQHSRVRVAAIEATGAVMQHGSGRNMDDVLPHLTQRFLDDSPQVRKAATAVVGCWLLHLRDRYSYFHKLIPLLLSSTTDEIPEIRLLAADLWKQAGTQWEKENEEDIKDKMDFLLSPPAHYPPGVDRPVLGCRELVIRNLGRLIPGITHDLTDWLVPTRIKTSQLLSVLLLHAEDHSTQHLQPLLETLYRTCAETEKEVVKNCLAAGKLIGTFVPPPVFLKLLLDHVNAPHSSAHPWAPLMVLTAVLEGCSKPLLKPHLQQIADTLVQPSVCQEYQQAVYLQQLLACVDVLLHQCESDCGAVSLQLLQVLISIQSLSAEPQLSARALESAHFLGKVQDLDLMELYRQHMGQLLDWLFASVSNWSSYSPQRLQLHIIVTQSGPVIGEFLNQLMPIINSCLQPDRDKEMRMSIFTMLAKLLLDGNNTLDSQGHFRNEAESFLSYILIPNLVWKAGRTAGALRTSALSCLLALLHGGAITPGQLLCLEERLSPQVLSALEEDSQMGRLLACRSLSVMLTLIGRSMNQDTLNKIYPELLKRLDDSSAEVRAAALRGVGLWLSSLAKDYSPELCAPHLQLLFQQLLLHLDDPNLTVQDQVLEILKKGSEVHPVLLKREAEAVKDKHRSPVYCELLLQHISSLSAETTAPCSEKLQNA, encoded by the exons ATGGCAGCAACAGCAGGTGGAGACCAGCACGTTTCTTCGGAAGTTTTAAGAGGACTCGCCCATCATTTAAACTGCCTAAATGAGGACAACAAGGCGACAAGAAAGAGAGCTCTGGAGGTCATAAAGAAAGAAACGGTGGACAAAGGACTTTCCAGCGACGTCCTCCAGGAAATACTCTCAGCTCTTGTCAAGCCTCTCCTCAAATGTCTTTCCGACCCAATGGAAAGATGCAGAGAAACGGCAATTGCAGTCATAACAGACTTTATTCGTTGTGTTCCCAAACCCGAGGAGTTTCTGCCGTATTTAATGCCGTGCCTGGCTCAGCGGTTTGGGGAGAACGAGATTCTAGAACCGGCGGAGGAGCTTCGGTTGTCGGCTGTGGAGATGCTGAGTCTGACCGTGGAGGTTTGCGGAAAACATTTGGCGCCTTATGTGAGCGAAATGATCAAGATTTTACAGAGAACCATCGTCGACCCCTTCCCGGATGTTAAAAGAGAAAGCTGCAAATGCACCGCCAACTTTGCGCAGAGTGTTCCAG agCATTTTCACATGCAAGCTGACAGTCTTGTCAAGCCTCTCATGATAACGATAACTCATCAGCACTCGCGGGTGCGGGTGGCAGCCATCGAAGCCACAGGGGCGGTCATGCAACACGGGAGTGGGAGAAACATGGATGACGTTCTCCCACACCTGACTCAGAGATTTTTAGACGACTCACCACAG GTGAGAAAAGCTGCGACTGCTGTGGTTGGTTGTTGGCTGTTGCACCTGAGAGACCGATATTCTTATTTTCACAAACTGATTCCTCTCTTGCTGAGCAGCACCACTGACGAAATCCCAGAAATAAG acttCTAGCAGCTGATTTATGGAAACAAGCAGGAACACAGTGGGAGAAAGAAAATGAGGAGGACATAAAAGACAAGATGGACTTTCTTCTCTCTCCTCCGGCACACTACCCACCAGGAG TGGATCGTCCAGTTCTGGGCTGCAGAGAGTTGGTTATAAGGAACCTTGGGAGGCTGATCCCAGGCATCACCCATGATTTGACTGACTGGTTGGTGCCGACGCGCATCAAAACCTCCCAGCTCctctctgtgctgctgctgcatgctGAGGACCACAGCACTCAGCATCTGCAGCCCCTGCTGGAGACCCTCTACCGCACCTGCGCAGAGACAGAAAAGGAGGTGGTCAAAAAC TGTCTGGCAGCTGGAAAACTGATAGGGACGTTTGTCCCTCCACCTGTCTTCCTCAAGCTGTTGCTGGACCATGTTAACGCCCCGCACTCTTCCGCTCACCCCTGGGCCCCCTTAATGGTTCTGACTGCGGTTCTGGAAGGCTGCTCCAAACCACTCCTGAAGCCACATCTCCAGCAGATCGCCGACACTCTGGTCCAGCCCAGCGTCTGCCAGGAATACCAGCAG GCTGTGTACTTGCAGCAGTTGCTGGCGTGCGTGGACGTGCTGCTGCATCAGTGCGAGTCCGACTGTGGCGCGGTcagcctgcagctgctgcaggtgcTGATCAGCATCCAGAGCCTCTCCGCAGAGCCGCAGCTGAGCGCGAGG GCTTTGGAGAGCGCACACTTTTTGGGTAAAGTACAGGACCTGGACTTGATGGAGCTCTATAGACAGCATATGGGACAGCTGCTGGACTGGTTGTTTGCCTCCGTTAGTAATTGGTCCAGTTACTCCCCACAGAGACTCCAGCTCCACATCATAGTCACACAATCAG GTCCAGTTATCGGGGAGTTTTTGAACCAGCTGATGCCTATTATCAACAGTTGCCTCCAGCCAGACAGAGACAAAGAAATGAGGATGAGCATCTTCACGATGCTGGCCAAACTGCTGCTGGATGGGAACAACACGCTGGATTCACAGGG GCATTTCCGCAATGAGGCAGAATCATTTCTTTCCTACATCCTGATTCCCAACCTGGTGTGGAAAGCTGGCCGCACCGCTGGCGCCCTGCGCACCTCAGCCTTAAGCTGTCTGCTGGCCCTGCTGCATGGAGGGGCCATCACACCTGGACAG CTGCTGTGTCTGGAGGAGAGGCTGAGTCCTCAGGTGCTGTCCGCCCTGGAGGAAGACTCTCAGATGGGGAGGCTGTTGGCTTGTCGCTCTCTGTCTGTGATGCTGACGCTCATAGGACGCAGCATGAACCAGGACACTCTGAACAAGATTTATCCTG agcttctGAAGCGTCTGGATGACAGCAGCGCCGAGGTGCGTGCTGCGGCTCTGCGTGGCGTGGGGCTCTGGCTCTCCAGCCTGGCCAAAGACTACAGCCCTGAACTGTGCGCCCCTcatctccagctcctctttcagcagctgctgctgcacctgGATGACCCCAACCTCACAGTTCAGGACCAAGTGCTCG AAATCCTGAAAAAGGGCAGCGAGGTCCATCCCGTGCTCCTGAAGAGGGAGGCAGAGGCTGTAAAGGATAAACACCGCAGTCCTGTGTACTGCGAGCTGCTGCTTCAACACATCAGCTCACTGTCTGCAGAGACCACAGCGCCCTGTTCAGAGAAACTCCAAAATGCGTAG